One window of Dyadobacter sandarakinus genomic DNA carries:
- a CDS encoding thioredoxin family protein, which produces MKISLWIAALLMGWVNAAHAELKEKNNDGLQSSAGYQIGDAVANFRLRNTNGNTVSLADYTSSKGIIVVFTSNHCPFAKAYEDRIIALNGKFASQGFPVIAINPSDPATHQDDTFEKMKERASSKGYAYPYLSDDNQEVAKAFGAGRMPQVYVLQKSGSRFSVRYIGMIDDNPQDPAGVTKFYVDEAVTNLLGGKPVVTTVTKPVGCAIKLKN; this is translated from the coding sequence ATGAAAATAAGTCTTTGGATAGCTGCTCTCCTTATGGGATGGGTTAATGCTGCACACGCTGAACTGAAAGAAAAGAATAACGATGGCTTACAATCTAGCGCCGGCTATCAGATCGGAGATGCCGTAGCTAATTTCAGGTTGAGAAATACGAATGGAAATACCGTTTCCCTGGCGGATTATACCAGCTCAAAAGGGATAATCGTGGTGTTTACCAGCAATCACTGTCCGTTTGCAAAGGCTTATGAAGACAGGATCATCGCATTGAATGGCAAGTTTGCATCCCAGGGTTTTCCGGTGATTGCCATCAATCCCAGCGATCCGGCTACGCACCAGGACGATACGTTCGAGAAAATGAAGGAGCGTGCCTCCTCCAAAGGTTATGCTTATCCATATCTTTCCGATGATAATCAGGAAGTTGCCAAAGCATTCGGGGCAGGACGCATGCCGCAGGTTTATGTATTGCAAAAAAGTGGCTCCCGGTTTTCGGTACGCTATATCGGGATGATCGACGACAATCCTCAGGATCCGGCCGGTGTTACCAAGTTTTATGTGGACGAAGCCGTTACAAACCTCCTCGGCGGCAAACCAGTAGTGACAACCGTTACCAAGCCGGTAGGCTGCGCCATCAAATTAAAAAATTAG
- a CDS encoding ferredoxin--NADP reductase: protein MSESTIEVRVKEIIVENAETKTFIFERTDGQTLLYKAGQFLTFLISLHGHEVRRSYSMSSAPAADRNPSITIKRVPNGEISRLWIDTVKTGDLFTVLPPAGRFVLEQHVQEAREIFLIGGGSGITPLFSLLKQTLVTEPASRVTLIYASRNVRNTLFWEAIQDWEQRYSDRLSVVHVHSQPSDEWTGIRGRINNSRLETLVNRHLHLPHHAARFFLCGPYELMRSVEITLHFMGFSKEQIRKENFIIPAIPLPPPISYPHTIELQFAGRSYNLPVPAHATILDAALAADIKLPYSCKGGRCSTCAAICTRGAVHMSVNEVLTDKELAEGWILTCCTYVDSDDVRVVFQ, encoded by the coding sequence ATGTCTGAATCCACCATTGAAGTCCGTGTAAAGGAAATTATTGTTGAAAATGCAGAAACCAAAACCTTCATTTTCGAGCGAACAGACGGACAAACCCTGCTTTATAAAGCCGGGCAGTTTCTGACTTTTCTGATCAGCCTGCATGGGCATGAGGTGAGACGGTCGTACTCGATGAGCTCAGCACCTGCTGCCGACCGGAACCCAAGTATCACCATCAAAAGAGTACCCAATGGTGAAATCTCGCGGCTATGGATTGATACTGTCAAAACAGGCGACCTGTTTACCGTGCTGCCGCCTGCCGGCCGGTTTGTCCTGGAACAACATGTACAGGAAGCGCGGGAAATTTTCCTGATTGGAGGTGGCAGTGGAATTACTCCTCTTTTTTCACTTTTAAAACAGACGCTTGTTACAGAACCTGCCAGCCGGGTCACACTGATCTATGCCAGCAGGAATGTCCGCAACACGCTTTTCTGGGAGGCAATCCAGGATTGGGAACAACGCTATTCCGACCGCCTGAGTGTTGTTCACGTGCATAGCCAGCCTTCCGACGAGTGGACAGGCATCAGGGGCCGTATCAACAACAGCCGACTTGAAACGCTTGTGAACCGGCATTTGCATCTTCCTCACCATGCAGCGCGGTTTTTTCTCTGTGGTCCCTACGAGCTGATGCGCTCGGTAGAAATTACGCTGCATTTTATGGGCTTCTCAAAAGAACAGATCAGAAAAGAAAACTTCATCATTCCCGCTATTCCCCTGCCGCCGCCTATCTCCTACCCTCACACCATTGAGCTGCAATTTGCGGGACGGAGCTACAACCTGCCGGTTCCTGCACATGCCACGATACTGGATGCGGCACTCGCTGCTGACATCAAACTTCCGTATAGCTGCAAAGGTGGGCGCTGCTCAACCTGTGCAGCCATCTGCACGCGCGGTGCCGTACATATGAGCGTCAACGAAGTACTTACAGATAAAGAGCTGGCCGAAGGCTGGATACTAACCTGCTGCACCTATGTCGATAGTGACGACGTACGGGTGGTATTTCAATAG
- the rpmA gene encoding 50S ribosomal protein L27, with protein MAHKKGVGSSKNGRDSESKRLGVKLFGGELAKAGNILVRQRGTKHNPGKNVGIGRDHTLFALADGHVVFRKGRQDRSYVHIEPVAAEVAEA; from the coding sequence ATGGCACATAAGAAAGGTGTAGGTAGCTCGAAAAACGGACGTGATTCGGAAAGTAAGCGTCTTGGTGTGAAATTGTTCGGTGGCGAGCTGGCAAAAGCAGGAAACATCCTGGTTCGTCAGAGAGGTACAAAACACAATCCTGGCAAAAACGTAGGTATCGGTCGTGACCATACTTTGTTTGCGCTGGCCGACGGACATGTAGTGTTCCGTAAAGGTCGTCAGGACAGATCTTACGTTCACATTGAGCCGGTTGCTGCTGAAGTAGCGGAAGCTTAA
- a CDS encoding NifU family protein: MLSRPVFVYTELSPNPNSMKFVLNFELVPDGLSFDYASREAALQEGSASPLAYDLFQFPHVKRVFIASNFITLTKDEQIAWEEVLRDTKQFIKIYFEENHPVFEQKTIDKNTLIVDSRDSDTVQKIKATLDQYVRPAVESDGGAINFHSFDEQSGIVKVLLQGSCSGCPSSTLTLKAGIENLLTRMVPDVKEVVAEGV; this comes from the coding sequence ATGCTTAGCCGACCCGTTTTTGTATATACAGAGCTTAGTCCCAATCCTAATTCCATGAAGTTCGTGCTCAATTTCGAGCTCGTACCTGACGGACTTTCATTTGATTACGCTTCCCGGGAAGCTGCCCTTCAGGAAGGCAGTGCTTCGCCCCTGGCCTATGACCTGTTCCAGTTTCCACATGTGAAGCGCGTGTTCATTGCCAGCAATTTCATTACGCTTACCAAAGATGAGCAAATTGCCTGGGAAGAGGTTTTAAGGGATACCAAGCAATTTATTAAAATCTATTTTGAAGAAAATCATCCTGTTTTTGAACAAAAAACCATTGACAAGAATACGCTGATCGTTGACTCACGCGATTCAGATACGGTGCAGAAGATCAAAGCTACGCTCGACCAGTATGTACGCCCGGCCGTGGAGTCAGACGGGGGTGCGATCAATTTTCATTCTTTTGACGAACAATCGGGTATTGTAAAGGTGCTTTTACAAGGTTCGTGCAGCGGCTGCCCGTCCTCCACACTAACGCTCAAAGCAGGCATTGAAAACCTGCTGACGCGCATGGTTCCTGACGTGAAGGAAGTTGTTGCAGAGGGTGTCTGA
- the rplU gene encoding 50S ribosomal protein L21, whose product MYAIVEIAGQQFKVEKGLEIFTHRLEGDVNAALVFDKVLLVDNEGAVQVGLPTVAGATVKATVLEHLKGEKVIVFKKKRRKGYRVKNGHRQYLTRISIDEIVA is encoded by the coding sequence ATGTACGCAATCGTAGAAATCGCGGGTCAGCAATTTAAAGTTGAAAAGGGTCTCGAAATCTTCACGCATAGGCTTGAAGGTGACGTGAACGCTGCCCTTGTGTTTGACAAAGTCCTTCTGGTTGACAATGAAGGCGCAGTACAGGTAGGTCTTCCGACAGTAGCTGGTGCTACCGTGAAAGCAACCGTACTCGAGCACCTCAAAGGTGAAAAAGTAATCGTCTTCAAAAAGAAGAGACGTAAAGGTTACAGGGTTAAAAATGGCCACCGCCAGTATCTGACCCGTATCAGCATTGACGAGATCGTTGCTTAA